The Chaetodon trifascialis isolate fChaTrf1 chromosome 16, fChaTrf1.hap1, whole genome shotgun sequence genome includes a region encoding these proteins:
- the fhdc3 gene encoding FH2 domain containing 3 has translation MEGVLILKSASPPNCSSPNSSPPCSTDAQEDSDLQSSSPVPPIMCVTTAPPPPPPPPPPPPPPPLPSSPFGSRNNQRRSMKKLNWDTIPSQRVLGKLNVWTSKRPQRDLVLDIRSMEELFSHVDKRASFRHSRVMGLKNSDGVDLFPQEPQVTILDSKKSMNIGIFLRHFKRPVTEMVQDICQGNWLRFGTGKLKELCKLLPEDTEVKHLLSFSGNLSVLPEADQFMVQLVKVPGYEERLKMMVLREEFFPLMEDVKNSVAVMTKGANELLDCDDLHSVIRLVLKAGNYMNAGGYSANAIGFRMASLLKLADTKANKPGMNLMHYVAKQAEDIDAQLLTFPSQLEHIGMASRICKDEVITDFEKEVKKIKEVKLYSSRQPGLLQQMETFLMRAEAKLADVESSLQELNALSDAVAEYFCEDPATFKLEECCSIFHSFCKRFDTAVQENQEREAAEQRRKRKESVRIASKRRSTVSCPGPEPDQDCSSLESVLHSFLTTVPEGLARCRKNMLPPIKGSPSERSSQTVPSEEETETPPRTRQERPEKKQPKLQEKDELLENKEEAEKMREVTRKVLRYQNSRSSLDGDRVSGTPQRSDRAQDTPATPSTPRPRTRDFFFANNGDVGSPWTIVSPFTRPQRTPLQRNRQAHPCRLLLRSGGDDLDDAVWESEEGNQLPDSSNRDSLTSPSGGSASLPECPSQRAVSQGPVLRSVSMDETRQSPGFRLGDLFQRSISQSSYSSGSRIEHMGEKGAGLGRKVENHVDGQVSTSGFISFFRRIGGRSKPGNVEEPNFKGSNT, from the exons ATGGAGGGAGTGCTGATTTTAAAATCTGCTTCTCCTCCCAACTGTTCCTCTCCAAACTCTTCTCCTCCTTGTTCCACGGATGCTCAGGAAGATTCAGATCTCCAGTCATCTTCTCCTGTGCCTCCCATCATGTGTGTTACTACTGCAccgccacctccaccaccaccacctcctcctccccctccacctcctcttccttcctcgCCTTTTGGCTCCCGTAATAACCAGCGACGATCCATGAAAAAGCTGAATTGGGACACCATCCCCAGCCAGCGTGTCCTGGGCAAACTGAACGTCTGGACGTCTAAACGGCCTCAGAGGGACCTCGTGCTCGACATCCGGAGCATGGAGGAGTTGTTCAGTCACGTTGACAAACGGGCCTCGTTTCGCCATTCAAGGGTCATGGGTCTGAAGAACTCTGATGGTGTGGACCTCTTTCCACAGGAGCCTCAG GTCACAATCCTTGACTCTAAAAAGAGCATGAATATTGGGATCTTCCTGAGGCATTTCAAGAG gCCAGTGACAGAAATGGTGCAGGACATTTGTCAAGGGAACTGGCTCAGATTTGGAACAGGCAAACTAAAAGAGCTTTGTAAACTGCTGCCAGAGGACACTGAG GTGAAGCACCTGCTGTCATTCAGTGGGAACCTCTCTGTGCTGCCTGAGGCTGACCAGTTCATGGTGCAGCTGGTCAAAGTGCCAGG CTATGAGGAGCGCCTGAAAATGATGGTGCTGAGGGAGGAATTCTTTCCTCTTATGGAGGACGTGAAGAACTCTGTTGCTGTCATGACCAAAGGAGCTAATG AGCTGTTGGACTGCGATGACCTCCACTCAGTCATTCGGCTGGTATTAAAAGCTGGGAATTACATGAACGCT GGCGGTTACAGTGCCAATGCCATTGGCTTCAGGATGGCCTCTCTGCTCAAGCTGGCCGACACCAAGGCCAACAAGCCTGGCATGAACCTCATGCACTATGTTGCCAAG CAAGCAGAGGACATCGATGCGCAGTTGCTGACTTTTCCCAGCCAGCTTGAACACATTGGAATGGCATCAAG AATTTGCAAAGACGAGGTCATCACAGACTTTGAGAAAGAAGTCAAGAAGATCAAGGAAGTGAAACTgtacagcagcaggcagcccGGCCTCTTACAACAAATGGAGACATTTCTCATG AGGGCTGAGGCCAAGCTGGCTGATGTGGAGTCCTCCCTCCAGGAGCTCAATGCCCTGAGTGACGCTGTGGCTGAGTACTTCTGTGAAGACCCAGCCACCTTCAAACTGGAGGAGTGCTGCTccatctttcattcattttgcaaGCGGTTTGACACAGCTGTACAG GAGAACCAAGAGcgagaagcagcagagcagaggcgCAAGCGGAAAGAGAGTGTGCGCATTGCATCCAAACGCCGCTCCACTGTGTCTTGCCCAGGACCTGAACCTGATCAGGACTGCTCCAGCTTGGAGTCGGTTTTACACAGCTTTCTCACCACTGTTCCAGAGGGGTTAGCCAGATGCAGGAAGAACATGCTGCCCCCGATCAAAGGATCCCCCTCTGAGCGCAGTTCGCAGACTGTTCCATCAGAAGAGGAAACTGAGACACCACCTCGTACTAGACAAGAGAGGCCTGAGAAGAAGCAACCCAAACTGCAGGAAAAGGACGAGCtactggaaaacaaagaggaagccGAGAAGATGCGCGAGGTAACTCGGAAGGTGCTGCGCTACCAAAACAGCAGAAGCAGCCTCGATGGAGACAGAGTTTCAGGCACTCCTCAGAGGTCGGACAGAGCACAAGACACTCCAGCTACCCCGAGTACCCCTCGGCCTAGAACCAGAGACTTCTTCTTTGCCAACAATGGGGATGTGGGCTCGCCGTGGACTATCGTAAGCCCTTTTACTCGCCCACAGAGAACCCCCCTCCAGCGAAACAGACAAGCACACCCATGTAGACTATTACTAAGATCTGGCGGAGATGACCTGGATGATGCAGTCTGGGAGAGTGAAGAAGGGAATCAGCTCCCCGATTCCTCCAACCGGGACAGTCTAACATCGCCGTCTGGGGGTTCTGCGTCTCTTCCTGAGTGCCCCAGTCAGAGAGCTGTGTCGCAGGGTCCAGTCCTCAGGTCGGTTTCCATGGATGAAACCAGACAGTCTCCGGGCTTCCGGCTGGGGGACTTGTTCCAGAGAAGCATATCTCAAAGTTCCTACTCCTCTGGCTCAAGGATAGAACATATGGGAGAAAAAGGAGCAGGACTTGGCAGAAAGGTGGAGAATCATGTAGATGGGCAAGTGAGCACCTCCGGGTTCATATCCTTCTTCAGACGCATTGGAGGCAGGAGTAAGCCTGGTAATGTGGAAGAGCCAAACTTCAAAGGATCGAATACttga